From Quercus robur chromosome 8, dhQueRobu3.1, whole genome shotgun sequence:
ATTGTCTTTTGGATTGCATCTTGCTCCCGTTTCAAGGAGAGACGATATTTCTGCAACAGTAACATTTATGACAAGTTCTTTTCAGTCACAATTGACATCATTATGCCATTACAAGATTGGTACatctacagaaaaaaaaaatttggagtatGGAGCAAAATATTTCTTGATACCTCTCTAAAACAAAAGCTGGAATTCAGGAAAATTCAGAAGTCATGGTGAAAAAGTAATTGTGCTTCAGCTAAGTTTCATTtggaaaattaatatatttttttcccttttttgctTGGCATTGCAAATTGATTTTCAAGTATTACTACTTCTTGCCATATGGGAACCCCAGCTCATATCAAAAGGGTGCTTTTAGATTTTTATAAAGATACCAATTACATCAAGAACAGACTATTGAAAAGATTGCACTTCCTTATATAAGACATACCTGTAAATGGCTTGAAATATTCTCCTTTTTCAGTCCTGGCGTATTCATATACTTAAGTATCTTCTTTGGATGAGCTCCTAAATCAAGACAGGAATCAGCCACCGTAATTATGAAGAGTAGAAACGGTATTAAATAGGATAAACTTCCACCATCAAACTAGAATTAAGAAATGCTTACTGTCAATGCCTAGTACTTTTATAGCTTGCAGGAATCTGTCATGTAGCTCATTAGTCCAAGTTAGCTTTGGCTTCTTTAGGACTGATGAATCATAATTCTCTTCCTCCTCGTCTTTTTCCGTCTCTTCCAGTGCTAttcttttggccttttggaGGCTTTGCTTCCTTTTATTCTCAAATGATTGACTCTCTGTATCCTCATCTGATGCACTCTCCTCAGATGATTCCCCTTGAACACTGCTTACTCCGTCAGCAACTAGTGTTTTCTCACTATTCTTCATGAATGCAAACTGCCATAGGTTTTTCACGTCGTTCAAAGTAATTGGTTTTATAAGATATAATGCAGCACCTTTAAACAAGCTGCCTAACACGGTATTTTCATTATCATCAGCTGACATAACTACATTAGGAATAAAAGATCAATACTGTCAGACAGATGGAACCACGCCTTTGATAACATTTTATGgtcaaagaaaacaagagaaaaagcTTAATCTGAAGTGAGACTTACTAACAACGGGCAATTTGGACATTTCTCCCATTCTCTCCAGGAACTCATATTTATCCATGTCAGGCAAATGAGCTTCTGCCAGAACAAGTTGAAGATCATCTTCCTCCCGTGCAATTGCCAAAGCATCAGAGGCTCGCTTAGCGGTCACAACTGGAGGTAAAATTGATTAGGattatttagaaaataactCTAGTGAAATGTTAGTCCCAGATGCTACATAAGTTTGATAGTGCTTTGTGCTAATTTGGGAGATCTTATTTTCATTGGTTTATTgggcttaaaaaataagttggcaaaagtACAGTTTTACcttgaaaaatagaattttaaaaaattgtacataaactAAATAAGCCAAATAAGCTGGAAACAAGCTTTGACAAAATGAGAGGTTACAAAGAAGACAGAGGAAAAGATGAGATAAATAACATCTTAAAGTTATGAGGAACTTGTGGTAGAAATGGTTGTAAATTCCTTGGGAGCCAAATTGAGCATATTAGCCTAGAAGGATATAATACATATTTGTCTCTCAGAATTATGAAAAGATATGATGTTTTCTTTAGGCAGTGATGTAACATCTCGATGTTCATCACCATTACAAAAAAAGGAGCAACAAATACATATATTTGGAGGGCCAACTTTAGGCCTAGGCCTGAGGCACCTCATTAGAAAAAggccccaaaatttttaaattgggGGATAATTGGTTTTCCATGGGGATTGGGAGAAACATTGATTGTTtcgcaaaagaaaaaaaaaaaatgatgcaaATGTGCTGAATGCCGAATCATCATTAATGATCAATTTCCCCCAATGGCTTGAAacttcaatttttgaaaatcaattcATGGTAGATTTAACATTAGTCACCTAATTTCCTACATAACCACACAtcaaacaatctctctctctctctctctctctctctcacacacacacacacacacacacacacacaacaccaATATTGTAATTGAAAATCAGATTCAGTTTTCCTTCACCATGCATTGCCTTACCCaagatataataaattttcgtctgtttttgttaaattttagtcttgaatcttgatatttgattttctatatgaaattaatctTGGTTTGGTTAGTATTAATTCATCAAGTTAtgtgtttaatttgtttttgctaGGACAGTTTAAAGTTACTGGGTGATTCCATTGTTAACTGAAGTTGCAATAGCACCTTTCATAAATtagattctatttttttatgctttaaaatttatttaattcttgtcatattgtaattttatattgtagatagtgtttcctttatttctagatattttttaattataaatgtctactataaatatcaatttgttttttataataaataaatattaaaaaaacaaacaaacaaacaaagcctTAGATCCAAATTTTTAGGGGCTGGCTATGGGGtcctcaacaaattagttaAAGTcggccacatgtattcttttcctctATTCTATTTGATTCAAAATTATACTCTATGTTACTTCCACATTTCCCAAATTTggatataaaagaattatttttataagtgaGGGGTAGAGAgaagaatagaaaatttaattaaatccCGAAGAaatttcaatcaataaaaacataattagtAATTTGGCATCTCAAAAAGCAAGGAGCATGGATGTTATAGAAAGtgatataaatattattttatttatattgaaagataaaaagatCCCACTTAAAAATTTGTTGTCTTAGATCTCAAACAGTGTTGGGCTGGCCCTGCATACCTatgcatttttctttgtttagtcTAAAAACTGATACTACTAAACGAAATATATCTACTCGTCCCTCCTCCctccaacccaaaaaaaacaaacaatttaagATAATCCcacaaacatataaaaataacaacaaaaagaaatatttgtCTCTTTCTATTATAATCTCTACTGATTACCTTTGTAACCAAATCTACAGAGCATTTCGGATATGATGGTGAGACATGTAGGATCACAATCCACAACCAAAATGCTGACGCCTTTAGGCAATGAACTGGAATTTCTGATAGATTCAATTGAGATGCTCTTCTCACTGTTCATGCTGGTTATGCTATAAGACAAGGTAAAACTCAGAGATGAAGAAGATATTTGTTTTGAGCACAAACAAtgtcaagagagagagagagagatgcttaTACTGTATTCTTATATAGTGTATACTGCGATGCATACTACATTTAAAGGAAATTTATGTCAAACTCACATACTTTTTACCGTTTGCTAGTGCTAGTGCTAGTGCTATCACGTGGTGATTATATTGTCCAGCAACCGCAATTGTAAACGAGAAACTCATCATCAATCAAGATTTCTTCTGTAAAGTAATTTTGCCAAGCAACAAAGTAAAAGAGTTGGTAATTGATTTGAGCAACCATAGCTTTTCAACTCTTCTAAAATGTTGGAAGTGTACAGGAAGGTCAAAAGAATATTTAGCATGtcatttatcaaattaaaaactgCCATATATAAAGAGGGAGTCAAGATCATTAATGAGCTTCCATATAagaaaattgtagaaattttggaCATACAACAACAAGAAGCTGTAAtcccaaatttttggggttgGCTATGAATCCTTAATGGATTAGTTAGAATTGGCTACACGTATTAGGGAATGCCCCAATGAGTATCTGTATTGAATTCATTCAtactaaagagagaaaattttacgCTAGCCTTCAACCTACCACAACCCCTCTCCTTTTCTTGGGCTTGGGACTAGCAGTGAACAAATATAGAAA
This genomic window contains:
- the LOC126697021 gene encoding two-component response regulator ORR24-like isoform X1 — encoded protein: MMSFSFTIAVAGQYNHHVIALALALANGKNITSMNSEKSISIESIRNSSSLPKGVSILVVDCDPTCLTIISEMLCRFGYKVVTAKRASDALAIAREEDDLQLVLAEAHLPDMDKYEFLERMGEMSKLPVVIMSADDNENTVLGSLFKGAALYLIKPITLNDVKNLWQFAFMKNSEKTLVADGVSSVQGESSEESASDEDTESQSFENKRKQSLQKAKRIALEETEKDEEEENYDSSVLKKPKLTWTNELHDRFLQAIKVLGIDRAHPKKILKYMNTPGLKKENISSHLQKYRLSLKREQDAIQKTMTRDPTGSSLTSYYPSSTFNLQGLLQVSNQQSSATSNQPELGNDLQRNLSSQMHMPFHGSADFPNYIDSSCSDPSNPMYGQLTPPVNQLDSTYPDSSYVGSWITSNELAGFFQIGNSSGEETLSGNMDPFGVDHIGFLSDTTQQEQLQQPYQPLPPPPQPPQEPEEPDIFGVERGEIDELFDLLKDPNNMFNDEDLDDLWQSTSFVSRHQG
- the LOC126697021 gene encoding two-component response regulator ORR24-like isoform X2 — encoded protein: MSLTRLQHPGIFSITSMNSEKSISIESIRNSSSLPKGVSILVVDCDPTCLTIISEMLCRFGYKVVTAKRASDALAIAREEDDLQLVLAEAHLPDMDKYEFLERMGEMSKLPVVIMSADDNENTVLGSLFKGAALYLIKPITLNDVKNLWQFAFMKNSEKTLVADGVSSVQGESSEESASDEDTESQSFENKRKQSLQKAKRIALEETEKDEEEENYDSSVLKKPKLTWTNELHDRFLQAIKVLGIDRAHPKKILKYMNTPGLKKENISSHLQKYRLSLKREQDAIQKTMTRDPTGSSLTSYYPSSTFNLQGLLQVSNQQSSATSNQPELGNDLQRNLSSQMHMPFHGSADFPNYIDSSCSDPSNPMYGQLTPPVNQLDSTYPDSSYVGSWITSNELAGFFQIGNSSGEETLSGNMDPFGVDHIGFLSDTTQQEQLQQPYQPLPPPPQPPQEPEEPDIFGVERGEIDELFDLLKDPNNMFNDEDLDDLWQSTSFVSRHQG